The proteins below are encoded in one region of Bacteroides uniformis:
- a CDS encoding efflux RND transporter periplasmic adaptor subunit, which produces MITLNRKWIRLIGIVGCTMCLASCKQASDASGMKPSYATMKVEATDKELSTSYSATIRGRQDIDIYPQVSGTIEKLCVTEGQKVRRGQLLFIIDQVPYKAALKTAVANVEAARAALATAELTYNSNKELYAQKVVSEFSLKTAENSYLTAKAQLSQAEAQEISARNNLSYTEVKSPSDGVVGALPYRAGALVSPSLPQPLTTVSDNSDMYVYFSMTENQLLALTRQYGSMDEALKNMPAAELRLNDNSVYDKKGTIESISGVIDRQTGTVVARVVFPNESRLLHSGASGTVVVPATYKNCIVIPQEATVQLQDKTLVYKVVDGKAVSTLITVAGINDGREYVVLDGLKVGDEIVSTGAGLLREGTQVK; this is translated from the coding sequence ATGATTACATTGAACAGGAAATGGATACGGCTGATAGGGATTGTCGGTTGTACAATGTGTTTGGCATCTTGCAAGCAGGCATCGGATGCTTCCGGAATGAAACCTTCTTATGCTACCATGAAAGTGGAGGCGACGGACAAAGAGCTTTCCACTTCGTACTCAGCAACGATACGCGGACGGCAGGACATAGATATTTATCCGCAAGTGTCGGGCACCATCGAGAAGCTTTGTGTGACCGAGGGGCAGAAGGTGCGCCGGGGACAACTGCTTTTCATCATCGACCAGGTTCCCTACAAGGCTGCACTCAAAACGGCCGTTGCCAATGTGGAAGCGGCACGTGCCGCACTGGCTACTGCCGAACTGACTTATAACAGCAACAAGGAATTGTATGCGCAGAAAGTGGTTTCGGAATTCAGCCTGAAGACTGCCGAAAACAGCTACCTTACCGCCAAGGCGCAACTCTCGCAGGCCGAGGCCCAGGAGATAAGCGCACGCAACAACCTCTCTTATACGGAAGTGAAGAGTCCCAGCGACGGGGTGGTGGGGGCATTGCCCTACCGTGCAGGGGCATTGGTCAGCCCCAGCTTGCCGCAACCGCTGACAACGGTCAGTGACAACAGCGACATGTACGTTTACTTTTCCATGACCGAGAACCAGTTGCTCGCCCTGACACGCCAGTACGGCAGCATGGACGAGGCGCTGAAGAACATGCCGGCGGCAGAGCTGCGTCTGAACGACAATTCCGTCTACGACAAGAAAGGTACCATCGAGTCCATCAGTGGTGTCATCGACCGCCAGACGGGTACGGTAGTGGCACGCGTGGTCTTCCCCAACGAATCGCGCCTGCTCCATAGCGGGGCATCGGGCACGGTGGTGGTGCCTGCCACGTATAAGAACTGCATTGTGATTCCGCAAGAAGCCACCGTACAGTTGCAGGACAAGACGTTGGTATACAAGGTAGTGGATGGCAAGGCCGTCTCTACCCTGATTACCGTGGCAGGAATAAATGACGGACGCGAATACGTGGTGCTGGACGGACTGAAAGTGGGTGACGAGATTGTTTCCACAGGTGCCGGACTGCTGCGCGAAGGAACGCAAGTGAAATGA
- a CDS encoding acetyl-CoA hydrolase/transferase family protein has translation MALNYISAAEAASLIKHGYNIGLSGFTPAGTAKAVTAELAKIAEAEHAKGNPFQIGIFTGASTGDSCDGVLSRVKAIRYRAPYTTNSDFRKAVNNGEIAYNDIHLSQMAQEVRYGFMGKVNVAIIEACEVTPDGKIYLTAAGGIAPTVCRLADQIIVELNAAHSKNAMGLHDVYEPLDPPYRREIPIYKPSDRIGLPYIQVDPKKIIGVVETNWPDEARSFAAADPLTDKIGQNVADFLAADMKRGIIPPTFLPLQSGVGNIANAVLGALGRDKTIPPFEMYTEVIQNSVIGLIREGRVKFGSACSLTVTNDCLEGIYQDMDFFRDKLVLRPSEISNSPEVVRRLGIISINTAIEADIYGNVNSTHIGGTKMMNGIGGSGDFTRNAYISIFTCPSVAKEGKISAIVPMVSHMDHTEHDVNIIITEQGVADLRGKSPKERAQAIIENCVHPDYKNILWDYLKLTDGKSQTPHALRAALAMHAELAQSGDMKNVDWAQYK, from the coding sequence ATGGCACTCAATTACATTTCGGCAGCAGAAGCTGCGAGCCTGATTAAACATGGCTACAACATCGGCTTGAGCGGATTTACTCCCGCAGGAACAGCCAAAGCCGTTACGGCTGAATTAGCAAAAATCGCGGAAGCAGAACATGCAAAAGGAAACCCGTTCCAGATAGGTATCTTCACCGGTGCTTCTACCGGAGACTCTTGCGACGGTGTGCTCTCGCGCGTCAAGGCCATCCGCTACCGCGCGCCCTACACCACCAACTCCGACTTCCGCAAAGCCGTGAACAATGGCGAAATAGCCTACAACGACATCCATCTCTCACAGATGGCGCAGGAAGTACGCTATGGTTTCATGGGAAAAGTAAACGTTGCCATCATCGAGGCATGCGAGGTTACTCCCGACGGTAAAATCTACCTGACGGCAGCCGGCGGTATCGCTCCGACTGTCTGCCGCCTGGCCGACCAGATTATCGTGGAACTGAATGCCGCCCACAGCAAGAACGCCATGGGCCTGCACGACGTCTACGAACCCCTCGACCCTCCTTACCGCCGCGAAATCCCCATCTACAAACCGAGTGACCGTATCGGCCTGCCCTACATCCAGGTAGACCCGAAAAAGATTATCGGCGTAGTGGAGACCAACTGGCCGGACGAGGCACGTTCGTTTGCCGCCGCCGACCCGCTGACCGACAAAATCGGACAGAACGTGGCCGACTTCCTTGCCGCCGACATGAAACGCGGAATCATTCCGCCTACCTTCCTGCCGCTGCAATCCGGCGTGGGCAACATTGCCAATGCCGTATTGGGTGCTTTGGGACGTGACAAGACCATCCCGCCGTTTGAAATGTACACAGAAGTCATCCAGAACTCCGTTATCGGACTTATCCGCGAAGGCCGCGTGAAATTCGGCAGCGCCTGCTCACTGACCGTAACGAACGATTGTCTGGAAGGCATCTACCAGGATATGGACTTCTTCCGCGACAAGCTGGTGCTCCGTCCGTCGGAAATCTCCAACAGCCCGGAAGTGGTGCGCCGGCTCGGTATCATCTCCATCAATACCGCCATCGAAGCCGACATCTACGGCAACGTGAACTCCACGCACATCGGCGGTACGAAGATGATGAACGGTATCGGTGGAAGCGGTGACTTCACCCGCAATGCCTATATCTCCATCTTCACCTGTCCGTCCGTTGCCAAGGAAGGTAAAATCTCGGCTATCGTGCCGATGGTTTCGCACATGGACCACACGGAGCATGACGTCAACATCATCATCACCGAACAAGGTGTGGCCGACCTCCGCGGCAAGAGTCCGAAAGAACGTGCACAAGCCATCATCGAAAACTGTGTTCATCCGGACTACAAGAACATTCTGTGGGATTACCTGAAACTGACCGACGGCAAGTCACAGACTCCCCATGCCCTGCGCGCCGCACTGGCTATGCACGCTGAGCTGGCCCAAAGTGGAGACATGAAGAATGTAGACTGGGCACAGTATAAATAA
- a CDS encoding TolC family protein, with translation MKKHIILLSAAGLLFSSCGVYTKYKPATEVPDGLYGEEIATFTESLAGSPAATEDSLDLGLGGMDWHELFTDPHLQALIGQGLQNNTDYQSAQLRVEEAEATLLSAKLAFLPSFALAPQGTVSSFDSHKATQTYSLPVTASWELDVFGRMRNAKKQSKALYAQSQDYRQAVRTQLIAGIANTYYTLLMLDQQLAISRQTEETWRETVASTRALMNAGMANESAVSQMEATYYQVQTSVLDLEEQINQVENSLALLLAETPRHYERGVLAEQQFPVGFSIGIPVQMLSCRPDVRSAERTLEAAFYGTNAARSAFYPSITLGGSAGWTNSAGSMIVNPGKFLASAVGSLTQPLFARGQVIAQYRIARAQQEEASLAFQQTLLNAGSEVNDALTAWQTSLSKSELLDKQVASLQTAARSTSLLMEHGNTTYLEVLTARQTLLNAQLAQTANRFSEIQSLINLYKALGGGQE, from the coding sequence ATGAAGAAACATATCATCCTATTGTCCGCCGCCGGTTTGCTGTTCAGCAGTTGCGGCGTGTACACCAAATACAAACCTGCTACCGAGGTCCCCGACGGCCTCTACGGGGAAGAAATAGCCACTTTTACGGAGAGCCTCGCCGGTTCTCCGGCTGCCACCGAAGACAGCCTGGACCTTGGCCTGGGCGGCATGGACTGGCACGAGCTTTTCACCGACCCACATCTGCAGGCACTCATCGGACAAGGGTTGCAGAACAATACCGACTACCAGTCGGCACAGCTCCGCGTGGAGGAAGCCGAAGCTACCCTGCTGTCCGCAAAGCTTGCCTTCCTGCCCTCCTTTGCCCTTGCGCCGCAGGGCACGGTGAGCAGCTTTGACAGCCACAAGGCCACACAGACCTATTCGCTGCCCGTTACTGCCAGTTGGGAGCTGGATGTTTTCGGCCGCATGCGCAATGCCAAGAAACAGTCGAAGGCGCTCTATGCGCAGAGTCAGGACTATCGCCAGGCCGTGCGTACCCAGCTCATTGCCGGGATAGCCAATACTTACTATACCCTGCTGATGCTGGACCAGCAGCTTGCCATCTCCAGGCAGACCGAAGAGACGTGGCGGGAAACCGTTGCTTCCACCCGTGCCCTGATGAATGCGGGCATGGCGAACGAGTCCGCCGTGTCGCAGATGGAGGCCACGTACTATCAGGTGCAGACTTCCGTGCTTGATTTGGAAGAACAGATAAACCAGGTGGAGAACAGCCTTGCGCTGTTGCTGGCAGAGACGCCCCGTCATTACGAGCGCGGTGTGCTGGCAGAGCAGCAGTTCCCTGTGGGCTTTTCTATAGGGATTCCTGTTCAGATGCTTTCCTGCCGTCCTGATGTCCGCTCGGCTGAGCGGACACTGGAAGCGGCGTTCTACGGCACCAATGCGGCGCGCTCTGCCTTCTATCCCTCCATCACGCTGGGCGGGAGTGCGGGCTGGACCAATTCTGCCGGTTCAATGATTGTGAATCCCGGCAAGTTCCTGGCTTCGGCAGTGGGTTCGCTGACGCAGCCGCTCTTTGCCCGCGGGCAGGTCATTGCACAGTACCGCATAGCCCGTGCCCAGCAGGAGGAGGCTTCCCTTGCCTTCCAGCAGACATTGCTGAATGCAGGCAGCGAGGTGAACGATGCCTTGACTGCCTGGCAGACAAGCCTATCCAAAAGCGAACTGCTGGACAAGCAGGTAGCTTCCTTGCAGACAGCTGCCCGCAGCACTTCCCTGCTGATGGAGCATGGCAACACCACCTATCTGGAGGTGCTTACCGCCCGGCAGACATTGCTCAATGCACAACTGGCACAGACGGCAAATCGATTTTCTGAAATACAAAGCCTGATTAACCTCTACAAGGCGTTAGGGGGAGGTCAGGAATAG
- a CDS encoding efflux RND transporter permease subunit, whose product MKGNIFIKRPVMAISISVLILVIGLISLFTLPVEQYPDIAPPTVYVSANYTGADAEAVLNSVIMPLEESINGVENMMYISSTATNAGSATIQVYFKQGTDPDMAAVNVQNRVSKAQGLLPAEVTKIGVTTQKRQTSFLQIGALVSTDGRYDQTFLANYLDINVIPQIKRIEGVGDVMELGDTYSMRIWLKPERMAQYGLVPSDVTAVLGEQNIEAPTGSLGENSKNVFQFTMKYRGRLKSVEEFQNTVVRSQSDGSVLRLKDVADVELGTLTYSFRSEMDSKPAVLFMMFQTAGSNATAVNKQITAQIDEMRKSLPEGTEFVTMMSSNDFLFASIHNVVETLVIAIILVILVVYFFLQDFKSTLIPSISIIVSLVGTFACLVAAGFSLNILTLFALVLAIGTVVDDAIVVVEAVQSKFDAGYKSPYLATKDAMGDVTMAIISCTCVFMAVFIPVTFMGGTSGVFYTQFGVTMATAVGISMISALTLCPALCAIMMRPSDGTKSAKSINGRVRAAYNASFNAVLGKYKKGVMFFIHHRWMVWTSLAATVVLLVYLMSTTKTGLVPQEDQGVIMVNVSTSPGSTLEETTKVMNKLEDILKNTPEIEHYSKVAGYGLMSGQGTSYGTIIIRLKDWGERKGSEHTSDAVVARLNAQFYGVKEAQIFSFQPGMIPGYGMGNSLELNLQDRTGGDMATFYEAVIQFLGALNQRPEVAMAYTSYAMNFPQVSVDVDAAKCKRAGISPGAVLDALGSYCGGAYISNYNQFGKVYRVMMQASPEYRLDEQALGNMFVRNGTEMAPVSQFVTLNKVLGPETANRFNLYSAIAANVNPAEGYSSGEVQKVIAEVAEQTLPLGYGYEYGGMAREEANTGGAQTVFIYAICIFLIYLILACLYESFLIPFAVIFSVPFGLMGSFLFAKVLGLENNIYLQTGVIMLIGLLAKTAILITEYAIERRRKGMGIVESAYSAAQVRLRPILMTVLTMIFGMLPLMFSSGAGANGNSSLGTGVVGGMLIGTLALLFVVPVFYIIFEYLQEKVRPPMEEEADMQVLLEKQKSEAERAKD is encoded by the coding sequence ATGAAAGGAAATATATTTATAAAACGGCCGGTGATGGCTATCTCCATCTCCGTACTGATTCTGGTGATAGGGCTCATTTCGCTCTTTACGCTGCCGGTGGAACAATATCCTGACATTGCGCCTCCTACGGTATATGTCAGTGCCAACTACACCGGCGCCGATGCCGAAGCCGTGCTGAACAGTGTCATCATGCCGTTGGAGGAGAGCATCAACGGTGTGGAGAACATGATGTACATCAGTTCTACCGCCACCAATGCCGGTTCTGCCACCATACAAGTCTATTTCAAGCAGGGCACGGACCCCGACATGGCTGCGGTGAACGTACAGAACCGCGTATCCAAGGCGCAGGGACTGCTGCCCGCCGAAGTGACGAAAATCGGTGTGACTACCCAGAAGCGGCAGACCAGCTTCCTGCAAATCGGCGCTTTGGTGAGCACCGACGGGCGCTACGACCAGACGTTCCTTGCCAATTACCTCGACATCAACGTGATTCCGCAAATCAAACGTATCGAAGGTGTGGGTGACGTAATGGAGCTGGGTGATACCTACAGTATGCGCATCTGGCTGAAACCGGAACGGATGGCGCAGTATGGACTGGTCCCTTCGGATGTGACCGCCGTATTGGGCGAGCAGAACATCGAAGCGCCTACCGGTTCGCTGGGCGAGAATTCAAAGAACGTGTTCCAGTTTACGATGAAGTATCGCGGACGTCTGAAGAGTGTGGAGGAATTCCAGAACACGGTGGTACGCTCGCAGAGTGACGGTTCCGTGCTCCGTCTGAAGGACGTGGCGGATGTGGAGCTGGGTACGCTGACCTATAGTTTCCGCAGTGAGATGGACAGCAAGCCGGCGGTACTTTTCATGATGTTCCAGACGGCAGGCTCCAACGCAACCGCCGTCAACAAGCAGATTACCGCACAGATAGACGAGATGAGGAAGAGCCTGCCCGAAGGGACGGAATTTGTGACGATGATGAGTTCCAACGACTTCCTCTTCGCTTCCATACACAATGTGGTGGAGACACTGGTCATTGCCATTATACTGGTAATTCTGGTGGTGTATTTCTTCCTGCAGGACTTCAAGAGTACGCTTATACCCTCCATTTCCATTATCGTGTCGCTGGTCGGCACGTTTGCCTGCCTGGTGGCTGCGGGGTTCAGTCTCAATATCTTGACGCTGTTTGCGTTGGTGCTTGCCATCGGTACGGTGGTGGACGATGCCATCGTGGTGGTGGAGGCGGTGCAGTCCAAGTTCGATGCCGGATACAAGTCCCCTTACCTTGCCACGAAGGATGCGATGGGCGATGTGACGATGGCCATCATCTCTTGTACCTGCGTGTTCATGGCGGTATTTATCCCCGTGACGTTTATGGGCGGTACTTCGGGCGTGTTCTATACGCAGTTCGGTGTCACGATGGCAACGGCGGTGGGCATCTCCATGATTTCGGCATTGACGCTTTGTCCCGCCTTGTGTGCCATCATGATGCGTCCGTCGGACGGTACGAAGAGTGCGAAGAGCATCAACGGACGGGTGCGTGCGGCATACAATGCCTCGTTCAACGCCGTGCTGGGCAAATATAAGAAAGGTGTGATGTTCTTCATCCACCACCGCTGGATGGTGTGGACTTCATTGGCGGCTACCGTCGTATTGCTGGTTTACCTGATGAGTACCACCAAGACGGGGCTTGTGCCGCAGGAGGACCAGGGTGTCATCATGGTGAACGTCAGCACGTCTCCGGGAAGCACGCTGGAAGAAACCACGAAGGTGATGAACAAGCTGGAGGACATCCTGAAAAACACTCCCGAGATAGAACACTATTCCAAGGTGGCAGGATACGGATTGATGTCCGGTCAGGGCACTTCCTACGGTACCATCATCATCCGTCTGAAGGACTGGGGCGAGCGGAAGGGGAGCGAACACACGTCCGACGCTGTGGTGGCCCGTCTCAATGCACAGTTCTACGGTGTGAAGGAGGCACAGATATTCAGCTTCCAGCCGGGTATGATTCCGGGCTATGGTATGGGTAACTCCCTGGAGCTGAACCTACAGGACAGAACGGGTGGTGACATGGCTACGTTCTACGAGGCAGTGATACAGTTTCTGGGTGCGTTGAACCAGCGTCCCGAAGTGGCTATGGCGTATACCTCTTATGCCATGAATTTCCCGCAGGTATCGGTAGATGTGGATGCTGCCAAGTGCAAGCGTGCGGGTATCTCGCCGGGTGCGGTGCTCGACGCATTGGGCAGCTATTGCGGCGGTGCCTATATTTCCAACTACAATCAGTTTGGCAAGGTGTACCGCGTCATGATGCAGGCATCGCCCGAATATCGTCTGGACGAACAAGCACTGGGTAATATGTTTGTGCGCAACGGTACGGAGATGGCTCCGGTCAGCCAGTTCGTGACGTTGAATAAGGTGCTCGGTCCGGAGACGGCAAACCGTTTCAATCTGTACAGCGCTATCGCCGCTAATGTGAATCCGGCGGAAGGATATTCGTCCGGTGAAGTGCAGAAAGTGATTGCGGAAGTGGCAGAACAGACATTGCCGCTGGGCTACGGTTACGAGTACGGAGGTATGGCACGTGAGGAAGCCAATACTGGTGGTGCGCAGACTGTCTTTATTTATGCCATCTGTATCTTCCTTATCTATCTCATCCTGGCATGTCTTTATGAGAGTTTCCTGATACCGTTTGCGGTCATCTTCTCCGTACCGTTCGGGCTGATGGGTTCATTCCTCTTTGCCAAGGTTCTGGGATTGGAGAACAACATCTATTTGCAGACGGGTGTGATTATGCTGATTGGCTTGCTCGCCAAGACGGCCATCCTGATTACGGAGTATGCCATCGAGCGGCGCCGCAAGGGAATGGGCATTGTGGAATCAGCTTATTCGGCCGCCCAGGTCCGTTTGCGTCCTATCCTGATGACGGTGCTGACGATGATATTCGGTATGCTTCCGCTGATGTTCTCGAGTGGTGCGGGCGCCAACGGTAACTCTTCGCTGGGTACGGGCGTAGTAGGCGGCATGCTCATCGGAACGCTAGCGCTGCTTTTCGTCGTTCCGGTGTTCTACATCATCTTCGAGTACTTACAGGAGAAGGTTCGTCCGCCAATGGAGGAAGAAGCCGATATGCAGGTATTGCTTGAAAAGCAGAAGAGTGAGGCAGAACGGGCGAAAGATTGA